The Biomphalaria glabrata chromosome 7, xgBioGlab47.1, whole genome shotgun sequence region ACTTAAGTATCCTCTCGATCAACCCTCTTCGTTTTCTGTTCTataggcgccctaaaaataaaGCTCGGAATAAAGGAAAACCCCCGCCATGGGGTCCTTGCCCCGTATACTGCTGAGGGATCTTACAGTCTTCTTTAGACCCctatggtttttttttgtgtgttttttttgttaattttatattgTACTAGCCAGATATGACCCACAGCGTGCGGGCCTTAATTTTGGTATTAATGATCTACTGTTtggaatttagatctatgttttgttttgtttgtaaaatgttttacataattcggatgttccttcagagttgaagatagtttacttcctagtccaaacctcccgcaggacgacgggggatgggagcgggcagggtttgaaccctcgaccgtcgataaatccgaacgacagtccagcgagcaaaccgcacgaccaggcagccatccgatgagTTATCCAACATGTCCAACATGGAGAATgtttatttcacattttttattttgccacgaaaataaaagtagagtgggtttacccgttcagccgacatattcatatctaatatataatataatataaaatgctgtcaaaacgggtttacccgatgtGTTAaatagtttctttctttaatagagatagaATTAGCtacttttgtctatttttagggccttgcggttgtgggagggacatttaACATACTCTActgtctccgccatgatctaggGAACATTTATGCCACGTTTTATCAAGATGAGTCAAACggtttcgatttttttttcggggaaaTTCATACAtaacatacgccttactttgtgctttatattatagatatagaaaatacgaaaaacatgcatatatgtaataaataatCGCTTTCCCGATTTTACAATTTCGAAACGGAAATGATAAATCTGTTAGTGCAATCTAGGTCGATTGAGCTATTGTATTCTGCTTCTTTATGAAATgcttgtttccccccccccttttttttttttttaaatatttgttcgtTCATTATCTCCCTTAGTCTACGCCTGCGATAATGTCCCCCTGCTATCAGCAGTAATAGCAGGAAAGACTAGTTGTTAACTTGTTGGTCTCcctgattcccccccccccccccccgccatccTCAGCCTTTCATTATCAGGCACGTGCTTGAATTATTACCTTTTGGCCACGTGATCAATGTTGCCTGTTTGATTGGTTGTCTCTATTTCATATTCTAATGTCATAGGTTTGCGTTTTCTAGGTCAGTCAtctactgtattttttttttggttctcaTGTCTTGTATGTTAACTAGTTAACATTGTCAGATGTCACATCCTGTCCCGACTGTTGACTGTATTGACTGTTCTCCATTTAGCTATTCTATAGATCTTCAATTATATTTCAAGAAACATCTCATAAAACTAACCTGAAATTGAAACCGGGAAATGTCTTTAGTTTGTCAGCACTTTTACCTCCTTTCTATCAATTCCCTCCccgtctgtctggtcaaaatcttTTCCACagtatttctcccatttcccattctcggatcaagttgaaacttttgcacGATTATTCATTGTCGGTGACAGCAGATGAATCAATGAATTATTaaatcaattaactaattagtcgtcattaattctttttgttttatatggagTCTTGTGAAGGCTAATGTAGAGAATTCGGTCGTTCGTAAATTAGACAAataaaacaatctttttttaaaaaaggtactTGAATAGCTCTGTGGTAAACACGTTGGCCTTACATCATGGAGtctcaagttcgaattcagactcgagtaacctttttttttatataaaattgctttttttttttttttttgccattgaAATGACATcacggaaaccttcttccaTTGCCAACTCTCCACTGGGTCATAAAAGTGATTGGACGTTAGTACACTGAAACGTGAAAGTTGCgtagaacttaaaaaaaaaattgttttcaatcCCACTACATCTTTGTTACATCACgattgtttttaagtatttcatTCTATATAAGCGAGTTGTTGCTGCGTTTTTATTCaagtattgtttatatttaactttgttttatttctcattCTTTTTAAAGCCACAGTTTTAGTTGTAACGCAGTCGTTCTACCCTCGTGTGTCGAGGCAAATGAAAAGTGGAAGTTATCTTGTTTGTCTCCTACTTCCGGTTCTCTCGCGTTCTCTCCACAGACTTCGCCCTTAaaacagaaattaaaacaaTTCTGTGCTGGCTGTTGTTGTACTTTGTAGTCACCAAAAAAATAATCTCCGAACCATGACACTCAGCTAGTGAAGACATTAGTAATGACTATGAGGTTCGTTTTTTACGCCCGAGTGGAGAGCCTCGTCTGCTTGGCTTATGCACTCATGCTCTGAGTCTCCAAGATGAGGTGCGCTTAGAAAATGGCTGTATTAAATGtataacttttacatttttacttaATGAATTGAATCAAAACACCCTCGGCTCATATTTAATGCTTTGAACCAAAGCACCCTTGGCTTACATGTAAAATGTAGCACTTGAGTAATAATGCATGTTAAGGGGTTGTGTAGGGTTCTGTTACACTAAATTTTAGCAAAATTATTTCCTGCCTCACATTACGCCCCtgttaaaacttatttttattttcaaaagcaAGTAAATTGACAATGattatatagaatctatttttaaagcaaattacaGAAGGCAATCCATATTTTTAGTCAGATTTTCATTTTCATAATTTTAATCCTGAACTGGGTCATTGATCTTCGCCGACAGGGTTTCAGACGAAGAAAGAACTCGGGTTCATGAGTCCAAAAAGACCAGGCAGTAATCTGTCTCATTAAGTTCAATTCTGTGACACGCGTCATGACAAAATGTGTGACAATTTCCCCCCGCGATAAGTTGTTTGgtcaatttaacaaaataatctttttttttaatagtgcgTGCGTCTGTAGGAGCGTTCGTGCTCCATTTATCTGCGGCAAATGTTTCACTATTTCGTTAGGCAAGGTGACACAAGGGGAGACAAAATTGACTCACGATGTTAGAAGTTCCCTGACATCTCTAGTTTTAATCCTGTTCCCATTAGAGGTCATTATACGCTCTCATTCTTCAGTGGTAGATCTGTGTATAATGGCTTTATGGCACATCTTTTAAAATGCAcaatattttgtaattatttaagCCAAAACTATCTGAAGTGTATGAACCAGTTGTTAGTCTCCAGTTTCGTGCTCTTGGGGCATATAGATCATGTTGTAATACTATTTCATATATTGTATATAACTCCTACTTGAGTTTTAATGGTTTATATTATAGTTAACTGCACCAcgcatttatttactaaaatATAGAGCACAccattcaaaaaaataaatcttgtagTTTGCAATACCGAGAAGCTCATTCGTCGAGTGTTTTGATATAAGCACcatcccttttttaaaaacattgtacATGGCAACtcgaagtttcaaattcaaagaACACGATGTCCTACTATCGCGAACGTTTGAGAACCACCGTTACGCGCATGTGTACTGTCCCTATTTCTTTGTTTCACTGCTACAAGTTGTAgcccttgttttgttttcttgtgttcTGTCATGCGTGGCTGGAGCTCAGCTAACCGTGACCCGAATCCTGCATAGGTTCGCGCCTTTTTTTGTATGACTCTACATTCAACAATTAGACCCCcagctttttttccccctatcTATTATTAGCGAGCACAAGTGAAAGAAATCTCTCCCTTGTTTACACAGTAAGCTATTCGGTCATACCTACACAGTCACACGACTCTGACTTGTTTATGACTTTCGTAGTTTTGAAATAATCACTTTGATTGAAGCCATGTTAGTGTGGAGATGTGCTCCAGAGGttctaaagaacaaaaaaaaaaagggacagcACTCAATATGCAGATcactaaaagaaaaattaagcaGTTTTTCTGTAATTAAGTTTTATTCTCTGGCACTTTGGGGgcaataaatatttcagtacCACAAATAACAAGTAGGCTTCAGTTGCTTGTAAAAAATGGGCGTCAGTTACCTTGTTTGCCTGCAACAACCAATGGCCATTTGCATGTTCCTACCAGTAAGCTTCGATTTCTTCTGTTGGATTTTGTGAGGTCAAACTTGTGTAGGAGTTGCTTGTTGAGAAGGGTCAAGGGCTTGCTGTACCAGAGATCTGGTTATAATTTATAGAGCCTCCTTACATACTATTCATCTAGATACACTGTGATATTTCTATAGAGAACTAAGGGTCAGGTTTAACCACATAGATCTTTTACCATTTACCACATTTATCATTTATCACACACACCTTTGCCGCATTGACATTTACCACCTATACCACAAGTACCTTACCATGACCTTTACCACATAGACCTTTTTACACATAGTCCTTTTCCACAGACCTGTACTATAAGGAACCCTACCGCCTAGACCTTTACCACAAATGCCTTTACAAAATGGAACTTTACCACATATGCGTCACTAGGATGCTCGAGCATTCAAATATTGAGacatattttataatttgaTAAATCGAAGGAGCTTTGTGGTATTCGAGCGTACAAAACTCAGGTAGAGAATAAAAATCTAACATTTTGAACTAAGCACGGCTTTATCCAATAATTCTAAGTATGTCTCATGCCTACGCTAGAACTTCTATTTTAGATCTTATAGCCAATTAAAGAAGGGAACTCTTTCAGATATAGAGGAAAGAATCTTGTAATAAAAAGGGTTTACAATGTAGGgtggcattaaaataaaattgcgaatcAGGTTTTTAAAGTTACTTTCATAACGGTCTCTGAGtgagtagtgtgtgtgtgtgcccgTGTTGTAACTCAAAGGACGGATCTGACTGTCTAATTAGCGCACAGATGCCGCCATGCTAAGTTAACACGGGAGGTAATCAAGTCAATATATTTTCCTCTTccttgcctctctctctctctctctctcctctctctctctctctctctctcctttatCACTCGggcctcattaaaaaaaaaagccaccgaacaataaacaaattagcTCCTAATGATTGCGTCCATAGTTACAGCGGCCATTTTCGCAATTAAGCCGTATATAAATTCCGTCCTCGTTTCATCGATACAGAGACCATCTGGTGATAGGACCAGGGAAAGTACCAGAGGGGCGCgcgtgtgtgtggggaggggtgTCGTAAGTaggagaagaaataaaaaattaatttaaatatttattattagagTGAACATCGGAGGCGGGGGTTGTGTGGGTTCAAACCttacccctccccctttccaacGCTCTGGATGACATTCTAGACACCTCTGGGAGTAAGAGGCTGAAGGAGGCTTTAATGAAGATGAGCTTATTGTCTAGGCTTTGTCCCAATAAGTAAGTCGTGTCGCGACAGTCGCCTGTCAGTACAGAAGTTGTGAGCTGACGCTGAAACAACATGGGCCTGAACACTTTTGTTAGCTCCTGATCTACGGGCAAATTAaagttagattttaaaaaatagttttgttgtCATGTTTTGATTTTCTTGCTTTTGGTTATagctttaaaattttttatttgttattgtcTGGCTACTTCTTATACGGTATCTGCATTAATATTTCGATGGATACAACCCTACAGTCAGAGCTTATTGACTTCACACTTTGTTTGGTTTGATGAACATGTTCTCTTCTATATCTCAGAGGCTCATTCTTAGAAAAACAGCTTCAACTCATCTTCCAATTCTCTTCCATTTATTTATGAATTGATTGACTATCTTTAATGTCTCGTGCCATTTTTCTAACGAACTTTGTTCTCTCCCACAAGGTGTGGACCTGGCCTTACAAGAGAAACTGGACAAGGAATACGAGGACCTTTTCCGGTGTCAGACTTGCCACAAAATCTTCATCAACATTGACCAGTTGTACTGCCACCAGAATGAACTGGGTCACCTAGAACTCAAACAGACCCCCAGGGGTCCTGGATACTTGTGCTGGAAAAAGGGCTGCAACCAGTACTTTAAGACTGCCTCCACATTACAGGTTCATTTCAGGGAAATCCACGCTAAAAAATCACTGTCAGGGTGTTTGTCCACGCAGGAACTGGAGGCTTACAAGTTTACTTGCAGCCAGTGCAACTTCAGCTTCAAGTCGATTGAGGCGATGCAGAGGCACACGCTCATCCACTTGATGCAGTCGGTGACACAGTGCAGGATATGCTCCAGGAGAGTGAACTCTGTGGCTAAGATGAGGAGGCACTTGGAGATAGTCCATGGCGATCTCAGCCTCTCAGACATGACTGTTCAGATGGAGAGTATAGAAGCCAATGCTTCCCTTTTGTTCAGCAGTCCAGCATATGAACAATTCACTGCCAAAATGCTGCTCAGCAGCACCAAAGCTCATAGCAGGTCTCCAAATGATGACGACGAGTCTGTTATGGGCAATCTACCCAATGGATTTGACAAAAAGGACAATGTTGACAGGCATGATGATGACGTTGATGGCGATGGTATGCCTGAGGGCTATAGGGACAAGCAGTTCATGGAAGATTACGTGAATAGTCAGTCAATGGCAGAGGAGCATTACAAAGATAATAGTCGAAAGTTTAAATGTCACAGGTGCAGAGTGGCATACACAAGCCAGAAATACTTGTTTGCTCACAATAAGACATCTCAGCATAGGCAGTGGGAGATGACAGATAAGTTTGAAGACCCAACAAGACCATATAGGTGCGACATTTGTAAAGAATCATTTACCCAGAAAAATATCCTAATGGTTCATTTTAATTCCGTGTCCCATCTCCACAGGCTGAAACAGCAGACACATATTAACGGAGATAACATTTTTAACACTTCAGCATTATCTTACAACACTACTTCACCTACACCTACCACGCATAGCACCAGTTCTCCAAACTCAACAGTGGCACACACAAATGGCAGTTATGATGCAGTCTCAGAGAGTACTACCACTCCCACTAACAAACCATACAAGTGTAACATCTGCAAAGTCAGCTACAACAACCAGCCCAGCATTGAAATCCATCTCCGATCAGTAGGGCATAAAACCAAAGCCAGTAAGCTATCGGAACTTATTCAGTCTGGCCAAGTGGACATAAGCCAGGCCTTGATTGAACACCCTGACCCAAGAACTGCTGGCAAGCAACAAGCGCAGATTGTTGCTGACATGATTCACCAGCAGGCAACAGCTCAGGCTGCTTCAAATGCAGCAGCTGCCTCGTACTTTAATCTTCAGGGAATGCAAGGTGTCATGGCACAACTTTCACTTTTGCAAGGCATTTTACCAACATCCAGCCATCATCTTTTGGCATCTTCAGCTCAAAACGCACTCGCTGCTACATCCAATGCACACATTGAAGCTTTCTATGCGTCTCTGAATGCTCACAACAACATTAATGCACGAGAATCATCTAGAGCTGAAATCCCTAAAACACCAACACCTAAAGATAAACTTTCAAGGTCTGGCGATGGGGATAAAAttatgaacatgataattaagCAAGATGGAAAGATTGAACCAGTGAGTCATGACAATAAAACCAAACCTGGACTGAATGATTGCAAACTTGTCAAGGATCCGAAAAATCTTACAAAGGAGGAAGAGCTGCCTCCAAATTTTCCCCATGCTCCAATCATATCAAGGCCTCGGGGTTTTATGGGGCGTTTCAAACCCCAGCTGCACCGTAGTTTGCTAGAGAACTTTGGCTTTGAGTGTGTTATGCACTACAACGAAGAAAACTGCATAGAAAATACTAAACCTAAGGATAAGAACCAAGAAGAAATAATCAAGCAGCTCGAGGATAAAGAAGACAAAAAGGAAAATGGTGAGGAAAAGATGGAAGTTGAAGATAAAACCAGTGAAGACAAAGCTGAAGAAGAGAAAAGTCAAGAAGCAGACATTGATGACAAGAAGAATGAGGACAAAGAAAACATGGACTTGCCAGAGCTCAATAAATGCAGGTGTCTGAAGTGCAACAAAGATTTTTCTAACGTTTGGGTTCTCAAGAACCACGAGGAAGAAGTCCACAACAACTTTGTGTCTCCAGCCTACATTGAAAAATTTGGTAGGAAGTTCAGAGAAGACTGGGAGAAAAACGTACCAAAGCTCAATGAAAATGAACAGACGGGGCCAATACAGCTTCCGTCCAATCCACCCACACCTACCAGCAATGCAGAGAAATTGATCCCTTCAGAAATGCCACCTCCTCCACCTCCGACACAAAGTCAGATTCCACAAAATTTTGACTTGTCTCAGCTATCTCAATTGTTGCCTCTGATGGGGCTTAACATGCTACCTATGCACTTGCCTCTCAACTTGCCCATGAACCTCAGCCTCCCAGGTTTTCCTTCTTTAATGATACCTCCACTTGACCTAACACAAAGTTACCTACCTCAAATACAGTCTGCTAATTTGGTGGACACCACAGTCACATCTCAACAACAAATGCAGGCTGCTGCAGCAGTTGCAgctcaacaagctcaaaaccaGAAGAGAGTTCGAACTAGAATCAGTGATGATCAGCTCAAAGTGCTTCGCACATATTTTGACATCAACAACTCACCCAGTGAGGACCAAATCAACAAAATGTCTGATCAGACTGGTCTACCACAGAAAGTTATTAAACATTGGTTCAGGAATACCCTCTTTAAGGAAAGGCAAAGGAACAAAGATTCCCCATACAATTTTAACAACCCACCATCAACTTCCATTGACCTGGATGAATATGACAGAACTGGAAAACTACCAGAAATTAAGCTTGAGccagaagaagaggaagaatcAGGCATGTCAATGTCTCATGACTATAAAAAAGACAATCATGACATGAAAGTAGAAAATGTTTCTGAAAAAGATGATGACCAAGAAGAAGAAATACACAATAATGCACCCCTCAAAATTGATTTAGCACCAAAGAATGAGCCTAGTGATGAGTACAGAAAAGATCAAGAGAGTCATTCCAACACATCCTCACCATCTAACATGTCTTCCATTCCATCAACACCTACAGCATCAGCCCCAGCAACGCCCACCCCTATGATCACAGCAAATGCACTCAATGCTGCCAACTCTCTAACTTTCTCCTTGGAGTCCTATGCTGCAAACATTGCCCGTTTGGAAGCAGCAACATTCCAGAGCATGGGCAAGCGAGCCAACAGGACCAGGTTCACAGACTTTCAAATCAAGACTCTTCAGGATTATTTTGAAAGAAACGCCTACCCCAAAGATGATGAGCTTGAGCACTTGTCTAAAATACTTGGACTCAGTGCCAGAGTTATTGTAGTTTGGTTCCAGAATGCTAGACAGAAAGCTCGCAAAATTTATGAGAACCAACCCTCAGCAGAGAGTGCTAAAGAGATTGCCAGCCCTTTTCAGCGTACTCCAGGATTAAACTACCAATGCAAAAAATGTAGTTCAGTCTTCCAGCGATACTATGAACTAATAAAACATCAGAAGAACTCGTGTGTTGGAGAGTCAAATAATAATCACAAAAATATTCATTCCATGATGGAAGATGATAGCAACTACAGCTTCTCAAATGATGACAATAGTTTCCATGAGCGTCAGTCCACTCCTTCCAATGCACTGAGGGACAGAGATTTCCATGGAAAAATATCTGAAGCTGTTTCTTCCTCATCCTTGACCTCCAGACTTACTGGATCACTTCCAGTAACCTCATCCTCTCTTTTGTCATCCCATGCCAATTCCTCCACCCCAACATTCAAATGTGACAAGTGCTCATTAACATTTATAAGGTACGATTTATGGCAGGAACACCAAAAGACCCATGTGGCACCAGCAATGTACACACCATTCTCATCCAGCTCAGCATTTGGCATGCTCCAGAATCTGGCCCAGCATGAGGATACCACAAAGTCAGCACTGTCATTGATGACTTCTAATTCTCTGGTGCCATCCCTGGTATCAGGCCCAGCTATGATGGGCCCCCAGCAGTCAGCCTCCATGGCATCCACGCCAACATCATCGTCCACCTCTCCCTCCCCATCATCCAAGAGAAAAACCGACTCTGAAGATGAGAGCGGAGAGCAGCCCAGGGACAAGAGACTTAGAACCACAATACTACCTGAACAATTAGACTACCTGTACCAACAGTACCAGGTAAATGTAAGATTCATTTCATTTATTGCATTATTTAAGAGAAACCAAGGACTTGATTGAAACAGATTACAGCTTGTATTTTGTTAGTAATTAGGAATCTTTGACACTACAACTAAAACTAACTGTACAGACTTTTTCCAACACATGTCAGAAATCcaataaaatcaataaaaccagttatattttgtttaaagccTAGATATCCTTATTTTAAACCCAGAACCTTCAGCTTAACAGCCATATGAACACCACTGTGTAGCTGTCATCACATCCTTTTCATCCTCAATTAGCTATGTTCATTTTGAAACTCAACACGCTTAACCAATTTATGTATGCATTAATTACTTGGCACACGTTCACAGACTTTCCCTTTAAATCAATACCAGTCCTGTTGTTGTCCTTTAATTTCTGCTACAAGCATTTGTTAAAAACTAACATTAGCCTGTTCTGCCTGCTGTCTCCAACCACATTTGTAATAGTTTTCCATTCAAAGATAATTAATTCAGAAAGAAAATTAGCAATGTATATttgaaacaatcaaataattGCCCATCTCATTCTTTGTTAAGTATTACTTTTTGTTAGCCCTACATTTGGTTTATATATATGTGGGAGATTTAGAGGGGAAAAAATTACTTCAAAGTCATGAATGCTGTCTAGTAGGTCTCTTATTGTTTCAAAAGTAATCCTAGTATCACTAGTGAAGAATTTAATTGCATATGTTGAAGACAATGCTGATTCAACAAAGCTTTTTATGAACATTCACTGGCTCTGATATTTCTCCTGGTTACAGTATTTACTTTGAGATTATTCTCCATAAATGACTTTGCCCCATAACATGAGTCTTTAAGTCATTTATCTGTgaagttttaaatttatttacaaatttaattttgattaaAACTAATCTTGACTCATTTTTACTTAATGATTAGGTTGATTGTAACCCAAGTAGAAAGCAGTTGGAACACATTGCTAGCACAGTCAATTTGAAGAAGAGAGTTGTGCAGGTCTGGTTTCAAAACACTCGAGCCAGAGAGCGCAAAGGCCATTACAGAGCACACCAGCAGCTCATCAACAAAAGATGCCCTTTCTGCAGAGCCCTTTTCAGAGCCAAGTCAGCTTTGGAATCTCATTTGGCTACAAAACACCCTGAAGAAATGGCCAAGGGAGATATCAATATTGATCTTATACCAGATGCCCTCATTGAGCCACCTTCACCTCACTCCCTGAGTGGGTCATCTGCATCTCATTCTGATATCAGCAAGCTTTTGCCCCCTGGTGCTGCAGCCACAATGCCCAACTATATGGCTTTCATGACCTCGGCCACTGGTTTAAATTTGCCATTCCCACCTTCAACACCAGAGCTGTTGGGCCACCCATCTTTTGATGACCCATTCTTTAAGAAGTATATGAGTGAGCTGGCCAACACTCTGACAGCCCGCCAAGAGAACCCCACTCCCTCTACCCCTTCCCACAGTACACCATCATCCTCATTGTCATCGTCCTCCACAGTTACTGCTCACTCAACACCCAAGCCCTCTCACCAGCCATCAGCCCCCAATTTCTCTGGTACCACTCGACCCGTTGATGCCCATAAACCAAAGAGCGCTGCCACTTCCTCTGCATCCAGTGATGATGCACCACTGGACCTGAGCAAACCAGTGAAGGCACCAAGCTTCGCATCATCCAGCCACAGTGATCTTTCTCCTCGGGTGAGTCTGACCGGCAGCCATGAGTTCAGTGATAGAGAGCGGGCCATGGAGCTAGAGTATTTGAGGCGGCTCAACAGTCTGGATGATTCCTTCTCTGAGACTCAGTCAGAGATGGCTGATAATGAGTACATGAATGATGTGGGTGGCAGTCCCCCTTCCCCAACACATGGGAACAGTGGTAATCTAAACCACAATGCTCACACCCCTGGCTCTTCAGGCAAAAGATACAGAACTCAGATGTCTGCTACTCAGGTACTACATCTTGTTTTTTATgggtccaattttttttttactgaaagaTATACATTTAATTCATCATCTCTCTAAATGCTTTTATATTTATCTTGTTTTGTTCTCCCATTGAAATGTCTTggtatttaagaaaaaaaaaattgaacattaaAGATAAAATACTCTGAGCTCTTTGAAacccatttttaaaaataaaaatgattttaattctCATAGTTTTTcagcattatttttttataaccaATTATTTTCAATA contains the following coding sequences:
- the LOC106070043 gene encoding zinc finger homeobox protein 3-like isoform X7, translating into MSMVELPLSSGMATADASVAPSSSAETGKNSSPASGEEISAGSRQNDDVKDFGDVSQEIPRDVSDRANPATPLSQRKEETTACTTVQVIPTTTTSWLTPSPQTCISTSSPIAMSATSSVTTAAASSTAMSATSTTCNASRITTIVTQDIPDNRTLSASDECKEIDLDLLDADHKDLLAIEGVDLALQEKLDKEYEDLFRCQTCHKIFINIDQLYCHQNELGHLELKQTPRGPGYLCWKKGCNQYFKTASTLQVHFREIHAKKSLSGCLSTQELEAYKFTCSQCNFSFKSIEAMQRHTLIHLMQSVTQCRICSRRVNSVAKMRRHLEIVHGDLSLSDMTVQMESIEANASLLFSSPAYEQFTAKMLLSSTKAHSRSPNDDDESVMGNLPNGFDKKDNVDRHDDDVDGDGMPEGYRDKQFMEDYVNSQSMAEEHYKDNSRKFKCHRCRVAYTSQKYLFAHNKTSQHRQWEMTDKFEDPTRPYRCDICKESFTQKNILMVHFNSVSHLHRLKQQTHINGDNIFNTSALSYNTTSPTPTTHSTSSPNSTVAHTNGSYDAVSESTTTPTNKPYKCNICKVSYNNQPSIEIHLRSVGHKTKASKLSELIQSGQVDISQALIEHPDPRTAGKQQAQIVADMIHQQATAQAASNAAAASYFNLQGMQGVMAQLSLLQGILPTSSHHLLASSAQNALAATSNAHIEAFYASLNAHNNINARESSRAEIPKTPTPKDKLSRSGDGDKIMNMIIKQDGKIEPVSHDNKTKPGLNDCKLVKDPKNLTKEEELPPNFPHAPIISRPRGFMGRFKPQLHRSLLENFGFECVMHYNEENCIENTKPKDKNQEEIIKQLEDKEDKKENGEEKMEVEDKTSEDKAEEEKSQEADIDDKKNEDKENMDLPELNKCRCLKCNKDFSNVWVLKNHEEEVHNNFVSPAYIEKFGRKFREDWEKNVPKLNENEQTGPIQLPSNPPTPTSNAEKLIPSEMPPPPPPTQSQIPQNFDLSQLSQLLPLMGLNMLPMHLPLNLPMNLSLPGFPSLMIPPLDLTQSYLPQIQSANLVDTTVTSQQQMQAAAAVAAQQAQNQKRVRTRISDDQLKVLRTYFDINNSPSEDQINKMSDQTGLPQKVIKHWFRNTLFKERQRNKDSPYNFNNPPSTSIDLDEYDRTGKLPEIKLEPEEEEESGMSMSHDYKKDNHDMKVENVSEKDDDQEEEIHNNAPLKIDLAPKNEPSDEYRKDQESHSNTSSPSNMSSIPSTPTASAPATPTPMITANALNAANSLTFSLESYAANIARLEAATFQSMGKRANRTRFTDFQIKTLQDYFERNAYPKDDELEHLSKILGLSARVIVVWFQNARQKARKIYENQPSAESAKEIASPFQRTPGLNYQCKKCSSVFQRYYELIKHQKNSCVGESNNNHKNIHSMMEDDSNYSFSNDDNSFHERQSTPSNALRDRDFHGKISEAVSSSSLTSRLTGSLPVTSSSLLSSHANSSTPTFKCDKCSLTFIRYDLWQEHQKTHVAPAMYTPFSSSSAFGMLQNLAQHEDTTKSALSLMTSNSLVPSLVSGPAMMGPQQSASMASTPTSSSTSPSPSSKRKTDSEDESGEQPRDKRLRTTILPEQLDYLYQQYQVNVDCNPSRKQLEHIASTVNLKKRVVQVWFQNTRARERKGHYRAHQQLINKRCPFCRALFRAKSALESHLATKHPEEMAKGDINIDLIPDALIEPPSPHSLSGSSASHSDISKLLPPGAAATMPNYMAFMTSATGLNLPFPPSTPELLGHPSFDDPFFKKYMSELANTLTARQENPTPSTPSHSTPSSSLSSSSTVTAHSTPKPSHQPSAPNFSGTTRPVDAHKPKSAATSSASSDDAPLDLSKPVKAPSFASSSHSDLSPRVSLTGSHEFSDRERAMELEYLRRLNSLDDSFSETQSEMADNEYMNDVGGSPPSPTHGNSGNLNHNAHTPGSSGKRYRTQMSATQVKVMKHLFQDYKTPTMAECELLGQEIGLAKRVVQVWFQNARAKEKKAKLNSGKPYSAELDFPKSPEECKLCNYKYSHKVTVQDHIFTKTHIDRVKAFLHSDDRDLDLSSSSLSNFSRTPGEPERGQNLMEDSLPSGHLAQLQAMGINTNTLGFPLGQGDISIKSAEKTELSRKEKKTDGSMSKEEQQQQVQAAMEMAMNAQMLSALGGYMPGLDPTYLSYMYGLPGYFPGMGLPVVQPGLMPGTEHMMAFDPLAYGTPLALLQIPAAAIKSVGEKLSEAGAVLARYTQDCQALADLHSVVSSADLTVAAEATLDVGYICKKCQMVYPARESCIAHQRSVCLSSASSLPKGFEPIMKLEQVQYECRACSERFSTILEFKTHCLQESHKTMLKKFKAKEAARREAAGSPSSSAPYSSSIGKSVSPSGSFTSKLSLTSPSNNNNINNNNNNMSPAHSTKPLHPSPAHQFNKLVSSPTSPAMFRSKPLAHSPGFTETGEMKRLKAE